One Plasmodium sp. gorilla clade G2 genome assembly, chromosome: 12 genomic window carries:
- a CDS encoding epsin, putative yields the protein MLLFKKVNSKVLSINNYLQKYLESNQFEKNLKEALNNKNYGVSNSLLYDLSISTYDVNYYKRVMTEVFKAIQEKPSRWRRIYKGLKLCEYVMKNGCEYFISDVKDKEELIKKLTHFTHLEDLKDKGIGIRDISNNILRLLKDNKYLKNERIEAAKYANICTNIESKPIEKKGFFSNRKKKKHKIKRTSEYSRRNINDPRNLRQSLQSKNILDQIQEERKSIYGYTNDNNNIFNEKRYDTEENNHNNNISSYSSNNSSSSSSSSTSSSSSSSSSSSSTSSASSPSSATSSSSSSSYCSNRNSSNSAHSNYKTNNNHKRISKRKKHIKHKKHSTSSSPKSSRISNRSSSNSQDEYNNTSSKFSTQSKGRSASHTSSCVSSHTSYKHSSRLSSHSSTSSSASNSYSSRSRGRSHLRNKHGRSKKNKREKERKKSRSTTRHK from the exons atgCTATTATTTAAGAAAGTTAATTCAAAAGTCTTgagtataaataattatttacaaaa ATATTTAGAATCTAATCAATtcgaaaaaaatttaaaagaagcgttgaataataaaaactatGGAGTGTCTAATAGTCTTCTATATGATTTATCTATATCAACTTATGAcgtaaattattataaaagggTTATGACGGAGGTGTTTAAGGCCATACAAGAGAAGCCATCTAGATGGAGAAGAATATACAAg ggcCTAAAATTGTGCGAGTATGTTATGAAGAACGGTTGCGAATATTTTATTAGCGACGTTAAAGATAAGGAAGAActcataaaaaaattaacacaCTTTACACACCTTGAAGATTTAAAAGACAAAGGTATCGGGATCAGagatatatcaaataatatcTTAAGATTATTgaaagataataaatatttaaaaaatgaaagaataGAAGCAGCAAAATATGCAAATATTTGTACTAATATAGAATCGAAGCCTATAGAAAAGAAAGGTTTCTTTTCTaatagaaagaaaaaaaaacataaaattaaaagaacaaGTGAATATAGTAGaagaaatattaatgatCCAAGAAATTTAAGACAAAGCTTacaatcaaaaaatatattagatcAAATAcaagaagaaagaaaatcaatatatggatatacaaatgataataataatatatttaatgaaaaaagatATGATActgaagaaaataatcataataataatatttcttcctattcttcaaataattcatcttcttcatcttcttcctcaacatcatcatcatcatcatcatcttcatcatcatcatctacATCATCTGCATCATCACCATCCTCAGCAACATCgtcatcttcttcatcttcttaTTGTAGTAATAGAAATTCTTCAAATAGTGCTCATTCAAATTATAAaactaataataatcataaaagaatatcaaaaaggaaaaaacatataaaacataaaaaacaTTCAACATCTTCATCTCCAAAATCATCAAGAATATCTAATCGATCCTCATCAAATTCTCaagatgaatataataatacctCATCTAAATTTTCTACACAATCAAAAGGTCGTTCAGCGTCACATACATCATCATGTGTATCGTCGCATACGTCTTACAAACATTCATCAAGATTATCATCACATTCATCAACCTCTTCCTCTGCCTCAAATAGTTATTCCAGTCGTTCTAGAGGAAGATCACATTTGAGAAATAAACATGGAcgttcaaaaaaaaataaaagagaaaaggaaagaaaaaaaagtagATCAACAACTAGACacaaatga